A genomic window from Algoriphagus sp. Y33 includes:
- a CDS encoding riboflavin synthase — MFTGIIEAFGTIGNITQDGTNVHFDIDSSLASELKIDQSLAHDGVCLTVVQTTPDSYRVTAIDETIRKTNLSQWKVGKKVNLERCMQANGRFDGHIVQGHVDQVGEVKSITDQGGSWIFDIVFDHDLGNVTVEKGSITINGTSLTCFNSRPGGFSVAIIPYTYEHTNFNQLVSGDLVNLEFDILGKYIQRITKGYELP; from the coding sequence ATGTTTACAGGAATAATAGAAGCCTTTGGAACCATTGGCAATATAACACAAGACGGTACCAATGTACATTTTGATATTGATTCTTCTCTCGCTTCGGAATTGAAAATTGATCAGTCCCTAGCCCATGATGGCGTTTGTCTGACTGTGGTGCAAACTACGCCCGATTCGTATCGGGTAACGGCAATCGATGAAACAATCAGAAAAACAAATTTGTCACAATGGAAAGTTGGGAAAAAAGTCAATCTGGAACGCTGCATGCAGGCAAATGGTCGGTTTGACGGGCATATCGTGCAAGGTCATGTGGATCAGGTAGGGGAAGTAAAAAGTATTACGGATCAGGGCGGTTCGTGGATTTTCGACATCGTGTTTGACCATGATTTGGGAAATGTAACTGTGGAGAAAGGTTCAATTACTATTAATGGAACTAGTCTGACCTGCTTCAATTCCAGACCCGGCGGTTTCTCTGTAGCGATCATTCCTTACACGTATGAGCATACCAATTTTAATCAGCTCGTTTCTGGGGACTTAGTCAATCTGGAGTTTGATATTCTGGGCAAATACATTCAGCGGATTACCAAAGGATACGAGCTTCCGTAA
- a CDS encoding formylglycine-generating enzyme family protein, which yields MSSRIQYGLVSVILTGMAFSSCQEKADKVMDEDKITISTIPEPTEKAEGMVWIPGGEFAMGTDEAEAYPAERPAVNLMVKGFWMDTHEVTNAQYKKFVDETGYITLAEKKPEWEDLKKQLPPGTPKPDDSLLVAGSMVFSPPPHAVPTQDISLWWVWVEGTSWKNPRGPESDLEGMENHPVVHIAYEDAKAYAEWAGKRLPTEIEWEFAARGGAQGKRFAWGDELTPNGQYLANTFQGDFPHDNQNLDGFEGSSPVKSFAPNTFGLYDMIGNVWELTDDWYDALKYARLAGQAPKLDADMKPCYNPDNPYAMERVIKGGSFLCADNYCVNYRPSARQGQAFDSGTSNVGFRLVKDAEEKTMYEVKINPFGKD from the coding sequence ATGAGCAGTAGAATTCAATATGGCTTAGTTTCTGTAATCTTGACCGGCATGGCCTTTTCCTCATGTCAGGAGAAAGCTGACAAGGTGATGGATGAAGATAAAATAACTATATCCACCATACCTGAGCCTACCGAAAAAGCGGAAGGCATGGTTTGGATTCCCGGAGGTGAATTTGCCATGGGAACCGATGAAGCAGAGGCGTACCCAGCCGAAAGACCGGCTGTAAATCTTATGGTAAAAGGCTTTTGGATGGATACGCATGAAGTCACCAATGCACAGTATAAGAAGTTCGTGGATGAAACCGGCTACATAACACTGGCAGAGAAAAAACCTGAATGGGAAGACCTCAAGAAACAGCTCCCTCCCGGCACACCTAAACCTGACGACTCACTTTTGGTGGCCGGATCTATGGTGTTCAGCCCTCCACCTCACGCTGTTCCTACTCAGGATATTTCACTCTGGTGGGTATGGGTGGAAGGTACCAGCTGGAAAAATCCTCGTGGGCCTGAATCAGATTTGGAAGGAATGGAAAACCATCCGGTAGTTCATATCGCTTATGAAGATGCCAAAGCTTATGCCGAGTGGGCAGGGAAACGGCTGCCTACGGAAATCGAATGGGAATTTGCTGCACGAGGCGGAGCGCAGGGCAAGCGTTTTGCATGGGGCGATGAATTAACTCCAAACGGACAATATCTCGCGAATACTTTTCAGGGAGATTTTCCCCACGACAATCAAAACCTAGACGGATTCGAGGGTTCATCCCCTGTCAAATCTTTTGCTCCAAATACCTTCGGGCTTTACGATATGATTGGCAATGTCTGGGAATTGACGGACGATTGGTATGACGCACTGAAATATGCCAGACTAGCCGGCCAAGCCCCGAAACTGGATGCTGATATGAAGCCATGCTACAATCCAGACAATCCCTACGCAATGGAGCGCGTGATCAAAGGTGGTTCCTTTCTATGTGCGGATAATTACTGTGTAAACTACAGACCTTCTGCGCGCCAAGGCCAAGCTTTTGACAGTGGTACTTCCAATGTAGGCTTTAGATTGGTAAAAGATGCCGAGGAGAAGACGATGTATGAAGTAAAAATTAATCCTTTTGGCAAAGACTGA